The following are from one region of the Nocardioides marmotae genome:
- a CDS encoding ABC transporter permease, whose protein sequence is MRTFLRETSIVFSRQLRMNLRNPAWVIIGMLQPVLYLLLFAPLLKPVIGQLGVNQYTWFVPGMLVQLGIFGAFFAGFSLIGEWREGVIEAERVTPASRSALLLGRLGRDLLQLLVQALILVGLGLVMGMEWNPGGILLGIVLTILLGGACAAASDAFALTVKSEDVLAPVINLVMMPVLLLSGILLPMSFGAAWLDTLADLMPIRHVVDAVRGAFFGEFDASTMGWGVGWTVLLFGLAMWWGAAVFRRENA, encoded by the coding sequence ATGAGGACCTTCCTGCGCGAGACGTCGATCGTCTTCAGCCGCCAGCTGCGGATGAACCTGCGCAACCCCGCCTGGGTGATCATCGGGATGCTGCAGCCGGTGCTCTACCTGCTGCTGTTCGCGCCGCTGCTGAAGCCGGTGATCGGTCAGCTCGGCGTCAACCAGTACACCTGGTTCGTCCCCGGGATGCTCGTCCAGCTCGGCATCTTCGGGGCGTTCTTCGCCGGCTTCAGCCTGATCGGGGAGTGGCGCGAGGGCGTCATCGAGGCCGAGCGGGTCACCCCGGCGAGCCGCTCGGCGCTGCTGCTGGGGCGGCTGGGCCGCGACCTGCTCCAGCTGCTGGTCCAGGCGCTGATCCTGGTCGGGCTCGGCCTGGTGATGGGCATGGAGTGGAACCCCGGCGGCATCCTGCTCGGCATCGTGCTGACGATCCTGCTGGGCGGGGCGTGCGCGGCGGCGTCCGACGCCTTCGCGCTGACGGTCAAGAGCGAGGACGTGCTGGCGCCGGTCATCAACCTGGTGATGATGCCGGTGCTGCTGCTCTCCGGGATCCTGCTGCCGATGAGCTTCGGCGCCGCCTGGCTCGACACGCTCGCGGACCTGATGCCGATCCGGCACGTCGTCGACGCGGTCCGCGGGGCGTTCTTCGGCGAGTTCGACGCCTCCACGATGGGCTGGGGCGTGGGCTGGACGGTGCTGCTCTTCGGCCTGGCCATGTGGTGGGGCGCCGCGGTGTTCCGGCGCGAGAACGCCTGA
- a CDS encoding fatty acid desaturase — MNAIPNTTVPEGSTEQWTDKKRYLWLIGLVVPSLAFLAYAGWKLTGFGGFFWLGPIVILVIVPAIDLVAGLDRSNPPDDVIEALEQDRYYRWITYLFLPVQYAGFLGAMYLIAAGDPLSGIGRGSGDLAVWEAVGLAISIGCIGGIGINTAHELGHKKESHERWLSKIALAQSFYGHFYIEHNRGHHVRVATPEDPASSRVGESFYRFWPRTVLGSLRSAWSLEKRRYARKGQHPFRLGNDVLNAWLMSAVLFAAVVAWLGPGVLPYLALQAVIGFSLLEVVNYMEHYGMLRQKVGAGTRQRYERVDPSHSWNSNNIATNVLLYHLQRHSDHHANPTRRYQTLRDFEESPVLPTGYAGMIVLALVPPLWRRVMDPRVHGHFGGDMSRANIQPGKRDRILAAYPTPVVAPTAAERDDLTPGAVEEVLAARCPSCSYVYDVEVGDEHEGFAAGTAWADIPADWCCPDCGVREKVDFVPLARMDA; from the coding sequence ATGAACGCCATCCCGAACACGACCGTCCCCGAGGGCTCGACCGAGCAGTGGACGGACAAGAAGCGCTACCTGTGGCTGATCGGCCTGGTGGTCCCGTCCCTGGCCTTCCTGGCCTACGCCGGCTGGAAGCTGACCGGCTTCGGCGGCTTCTTCTGGCTCGGCCCGATCGTGATCCTCGTGATCGTCCCGGCGATCGACCTGGTCGCCGGCCTGGACCGCTCCAACCCGCCCGACGACGTCATCGAGGCGCTCGAGCAGGACCGCTACTACCGGTGGATCACCTACCTGTTCCTGCCGGTGCAGTACGCCGGGTTCCTCGGCGCGATGTACCTCATCGCCGCGGGCGACCCGCTCTCCGGGATCGGGCGCGGCAGCGGCGACCTCGCCGTGTGGGAGGCCGTGGGCCTGGCGATCTCGATCGGCTGCATCGGCGGCATCGGCATCAACACCGCCCACGAGCTCGGCCACAAGAAGGAGAGCCACGAGCGCTGGCTGTCCAAGATCGCCCTCGCGCAGAGCTTCTACGGGCACTTCTACATCGAGCACAACCGCGGCCACCACGTCCGCGTCGCCACCCCCGAGGACCCGGCCTCCTCCCGCGTCGGCGAGAGCTTCTACCGGTTCTGGCCCCGCACGGTGCTCGGCTCGCTGCGCTCGGCGTGGAGCCTGGAGAAGCGCCGCTACGCCCGCAAGGGCCAGCACCCCTTCCGCCTCGGCAACGACGTGCTCAACGCCTGGCTGATGTCGGCGGTGCTCTTCGCCGCGGTCGTGGCCTGGCTCGGCCCCGGCGTCCTGCCCTACCTCGCGCTCCAGGCCGTCATCGGCTTCTCGCTGCTCGAGGTCGTCAACTACATGGAGCACTACGGGATGCTGCGCCAGAAGGTCGGCGCCGGCACGCGGCAGCGCTACGAGCGGGTCGACCCCTCGCACTCGTGGAACTCCAACAACATCGCGACCAACGTGCTGCTCTACCACCTGCAGCGGCACAGCGACCACCACGCGAACCCGACCCGGCGCTACCAGACGCTGCGGGACTTCGAGGAGTCCCCGGTGCTCCCCACGGGGTACGCCGGCATGATCGTGCTCGCCCTCGTCCCGCCGCTGTGGCGCCGGGTGATGGACCCCCGCGTGCACGGCCACTTCGGCGGCGACATGTCGCGCGCCAACATCCAGCCCGGCAAGCGCGACCGCATCCTCGCGGCGTACCCGACCCCCGTCGTCGCGCCGACCGCGGCCGAGCGGGACGACCTGACCCCCGGTGCGGTCGAGGAGGTGCTCGCGGCCCGCTGCCCGAGCTGCTCCTACGTCTACGACGTCGAGGTCGGCGACGAGCACGAGGGGTTCGCGGCCGGCACGGCCTGGGCCGACATCCCCGCCGACTGGTGCTGCCCCGACTGCGGCGTGCGGGAGAAGGTCGACTTCGTGCCGCTGGCCCGGATGGACGCCTGA
- a CDS encoding ferredoxin produces MGAPAGPVRIAVDRDLCEGLGMCEAMASDYFELDDDEVMHVLDETPAEADRGRVHAAVEACPVLALRLAPA; encoded by the coding sequence ATGGGCGCGCCGGCCGGCCCGGTGCGGATCGCCGTGGACCGCGACCTGTGCGAGGGGCTCGGGATGTGCGAGGCGATGGCCTCGGACTACTTCGAGCTCGACGACGACGAGGTCATGCACGTGCTCGACGAGACGCCGGCCGAGGCCGACCGCGGACGGGTCCACGCCGCGGTCGAGGCCTGCCCGGTGCTGGCGCTGCGCCTCGCCCCGGCCTGA
- a CDS encoding TetR family transcriptional regulator: protein MTPPGATPPTTRDRVVDAAVRMTVELGWSRVTMVRLADEVGVSRQTVYNEMGSKAGLAEAIIARELDRFLGVVTLAFDEHADDLVGAIRAATRAVLELAQDNPLLHAVVSATHGADTELLPLLTTQAESLLSAAQAVVTERVAPYDVGLEPEHLAAAIDMVVRVVLSHVMQPSDPPARTADRIAWLAGRVLRVG, encoded by the coding sequence ATGACCCCGCCCGGCGCGACGCCGCCCACCACGCGCGACCGGGTGGTCGACGCCGCGGTGCGGATGACCGTCGAGCTCGGCTGGTCCCGCGTGACCATGGTGCGGCTGGCCGACGAGGTCGGGGTGAGCCGCCAGACGGTCTACAACGAGATGGGCTCCAAGGCCGGTCTCGCCGAGGCGATCATCGCCCGCGAGCTCGACCGGTTCCTCGGCGTGGTCACGCTCGCCTTCGACGAGCACGCCGACGACCTGGTCGGGGCGATCCGGGCGGCGACGCGCGCGGTGCTCGAGCTGGCCCAGGACAACCCGCTGCTCCACGCGGTCGTGAGCGCGACCCACGGGGCCGACACCGAGCTGCTGCCGCTGCTCACCACCCAGGCCGAGTCGCTGCTCAGCGCCGCCCAGGCGGTCGTGACCGAGCGGGTGGCGCCGTACGACGTCGGGCTGGAGCCCGAGCACCTCGCCGCCGCCATCGACATGGTCGTCCGCGTCGTGCTCAGCCACGTCATGCAGCCCTCGGACCCGCCGGCCCGCACGGCCGACCGGATCGCCTGGCTGGCCGGGCGCGTCCTGCGGGTGGGGTGA
- a CDS encoding MFS transporter, protein MTGPAAVRLGTPTGRAVIAAATLGSGLTLLDGTVVNVALVRIGEDLDASLAQLQWVTNGYLLSLASLILLGGSLGDRFGRRRVFVVGTVWFALASLACGLAPTAETLIAARVLQGVGGALLTPGSLAMIQGAFAAEDRPRAIGAWSGLGGVATAIGPFVGGALVDHASWRWIFGVNLPLAVLTVAVAVRAVPETRDPHAAGRVDLPGAALATLGLAGTTYALIEWGDALALPAGVLAVAALVAFVVVERRRPDPMLDPALFADRTFSAANAMTLLVYAALGAVMFFLVIELQTVGGYSALAAGTATLPITACMLLLAARGGALGARIGPRVPMTLGPLVMAVGVALLLGVGADVDYLTDVLPGVTVFGLGLALLVAPLTATVLAAAPQEQAGVASGVNNAVARAGSLLAVAALPVAVGLGGEQYADPVALGEAYRSAMLACAALLVLGGLVSWFAIRRDVLAE, encoded by the coding sequence GTGACCGGCCCCGCCGCGGTCCGGCTCGGCACGCCGACCGGGCGGGCGGTGATCGCGGCGGCGACGCTGGGGTCGGGGCTGACCCTCCTCGACGGGACGGTCGTCAACGTCGCCCTGGTGCGGATCGGGGAGGACCTCGACGCCTCCCTCGCCCAGCTGCAGTGGGTGACCAACGGCTACCTGCTCTCCCTGGCCAGCCTGATCCTGCTCGGCGGCTCGTTGGGCGACCGGTTCGGCCGCCGCCGGGTCTTCGTGGTGGGCACGGTGTGGTTCGCGCTGGCCTCGCTCGCCTGCGGGCTCGCGCCGACCGCGGAGACGCTGATCGCCGCGCGGGTGCTCCAGGGGGTCGGCGGCGCGCTGCTGACGCCGGGCAGCCTGGCGATGATCCAGGGCGCGTTCGCCGCCGAGGACCGCCCGCGGGCGATCGGGGCGTGGTCGGGCCTGGGCGGCGTCGCCACCGCGATCGGGCCGTTCGTGGGCGGCGCGCTGGTCGACCACGCGAGCTGGCGGTGGATCTTCGGCGTCAACCTGCCGCTCGCGGTGCTCACCGTCGCGGTCGCGGTGCGCGCGGTGCCCGAGACCCGCGACCCGCACGCGGCCGGCCGGGTCGACCTGCCCGGCGCGGCCCTGGCCACCCTTGGCCTGGCCGGCACGACGTACGCCCTCATCGAGTGGGGCGACGCCCTCGCCCTGCCCGCCGGCGTGCTCGCCGTCGCCGCGCTGGTCGCCTTCGTCGTGGTCGAGCGGCGCCGGCCCGACCCGATGCTGGACCCCGCGCTCTTCGCCGACCGCACCTTCAGCGCCGCCAACGCGATGACCCTGCTGGTCTACGCCGCGCTCGGCGCGGTGATGTTCTTCCTGGTCATCGAGCTCCAGACCGTCGGCGGGTACTCCGCGCTGGCCGCCGGCACCGCGACCCTCCCGATCACCGCGTGCATGCTGCTGCTCGCCGCCCGCGGCGGGGCGCTCGGCGCCCGGATCGGCCCGCGGGTCCCGATGACCCTCGGCCCGCTCGTCATGGCGGTCGGGGTGGCGCTGCTCCTCGGCGTCGGCGCGGACGTCGACTACCTCACCGACGTGCTGCCCGGCGTGACCGTCTTCGGCCTGGGCCTCGCGCTCCTGGTCGCCCCGCTGACCGCGACCGTGCTGGCCGCCGCGCCCCAGGAGCAGGCCGGCGTGGCCAGCGGGGTCAACAACGCCGTCGCGCGGGCCGGGTCGCTGCTGGCGGTCGCCGCGCTGCCGGTCGCCGTCGGCCTCGGCGGGGAGCAGTACGCCGACCCGGTCGCGCTCGGCGAGGCGTACCGCTCCGCGATGCTGGCCTGCGCCGCCCTGCTCGTGCTGGGCGGGCTGGTCTCCTGGTTCGCGATCCGGCGCGACGTCCTGGCGGAGTGA
- a CDS encoding M15 family metallopeptidase, with amino-acid sequence MGTTPARRAARLPLVAAAVLLLGACGGGSAPAPAPAPGTSSGTSSAAPQPGGGTASPAGDYAVEPPGPLRGSTLEGPDMLVYSQDPLSEEMVEQIAGLRGVDAVEPLAMAQVPVEDKVINLAAVDPATYRRFVPAPSARLLEAWRRVAGGEIAVLPEMKRKIPMDDQGFLSLGNVRDAPKAHVGAYVAQVPQVDAVVNEKWGAVLGMKPGNALLVSTDITAPQALRKPIQQIAGEDASVQILGPDLDTSVQQTAFLVGSVADAVGTFNYTVLGGGRIAPDPAWVTEHIRTEPVPILGAVTCNKAIFPQLRAALTEVVQRGLTAEIKPDEYAGCYYPRFIAGSTKLSNHSFGLALDFNVPGNLRGTVGEMDRTVVAIFKKWGFGWGGDWRYTDPMHFEMVAIVEPRT; translated from the coding sequence GTGGGAACGACGCCTGCCCGCAGGGCCGCGCGGCTGCCGCTCGTGGCCGCGGCCGTGCTGCTGCTCGGCGCGTGCGGCGGCGGGTCCGCTCCGGCGCCCGCCCCGGCCCCCGGCACGTCCTCCGGCACCTCTTCCGCCGCCCCGCAGCCCGGCGGCGGGACGGCCTCGCCCGCCGGCGACTACGCCGTCGAGCCGCCCGGCCCGCTGCGCGGGAGCACCCTCGAGGGCCCCGACATGCTCGTCTACAGCCAGGACCCGCTCAGCGAGGAGATGGTCGAGCAGATCGCGGGGCTGCGCGGGGTCGACGCGGTCGAGCCGCTGGCGATGGCGCAGGTCCCGGTCGAGGACAAGGTCATCAACCTCGCGGCGGTCGACCCGGCGACGTACCGGCGCTTCGTGCCGGCGCCCAGCGCGCGCCTGCTCGAGGCCTGGCGGCGGGTGGCCGGCGGCGAGATCGCGGTGCTGCCGGAGATGAAGCGGAAGATCCCGATGGACGACCAGGGCTTCCTCTCCCTCGGCAACGTCCGCGACGCCCCGAAGGCGCACGTCGGTGCCTACGTCGCCCAGGTGCCGCAGGTCGACGCGGTCGTCAACGAGAAGTGGGGCGCGGTGCTGGGGATGAAGCCCGGCAACGCGCTGCTGGTCTCCACCGACATCACCGCACCGCAGGCGCTGCGCAAGCCGATCCAGCAGATCGCGGGCGAGGACGCCTCGGTGCAGATCCTCGGGCCCGACCTGGACACCAGCGTCCAGCAGACCGCGTTCCTGGTCGGCAGCGTCGCCGACGCCGTCGGCACGTTCAACTACACCGTGCTCGGCGGCGGCCGGATCGCCCCGGACCCGGCCTGGGTGACCGAGCACATCCGCACCGAGCCGGTGCCGATTCTCGGCGCGGTGACCTGCAACAAGGCGATCTTCCCGCAGCTGCGGGCCGCGCTGACCGAGGTCGTCCAGCGCGGCCTGACCGCCGAGATCAAGCCCGATGAGTACGCCGGCTGCTACTACCCGCGCTTCATCGCCGGCTCCACCAAGCTCTCCAACCACTCCTTCGGGCTCGCCCTGGACTTCAACGTGCCGGGCAACCTGCGCGGCACCGTCGGGGAGATGGACCGCACGGTGGTCGCGATCTTCAAGAAGTGGGGCTTCGGGTGGGGTGGCGACTGGCGCTACACCGACCCGATGCACTTCGAGATGGTCGCCATCGTGGAGCCGCGGACCTGA
- a CDS encoding serine/threonine-protein kinase, translating into MQPAPTTVFAGRYRLLDHLGEGGMGTVWRVLDEREQRVVAAKVLGRTDAVSLLRFLREQATRVVHPHVLTPIGWAGEDDLVLFTMPVVEGGSLEDLVRRRGGPPPVSAPVSAPALPPVLPPLLAAELLRQLLAGLAAIHAAGVVHRDVKPANLLLHPTGSGRPHLVVSDFGVAVDLAGPRLTETGAVVGTPGYLAPEVAGGAAAAPAADLYAAGQVALFLLLGAPASVPGALPARPDRVPDALWDLLADLVAADPAARPSAEEALDRLGHPSLAWHPDAVGHVRVDAVTAPLPGAAGVAGRRTLPEPTRVRAPREPRRPSALRAGLATVLLAGAAVALVLALWRPWAGPAAEPDPAPAPSPSAPVNPSPTPSSTSSSTGPSGGATPSGPAPSAPGSVEVGRVVTRVGQPCEAAELGLRETTLGGVDVVCRAAGAGGPAWRRAG; encoded by the coding sequence ATGCAACCGGCGCCGACGACCGTGTTCGCCGGCCGGTACCGCCTGCTCGACCACCTCGGTGAGGGCGGGATGGGCACGGTGTGGCGGGTCCTCGACGAGCGCGAGCAGCGGGTGGTCGCCGCCAAGGTGCTGGGCCGGACCGACGCCGTCTCGCTGCTGCGGTTCCTGCGCGAGCAGGCGACCCGGGTGGTCCACCCGCACGTGCTCACCCCGATCGGCTGGGCCGGCGAGGACGACCTGGTGCTGTTCACGATGCCGGTCGTCGAGGGCGGCTCGCTGGAGGACCTGGTCCGCCGCCGCGGCGGCCCGCCGCCCGTGTCTGCCCCCGTGTCGGCCCCGGCGCTGCCCCCGGTGCTGCCCCCGTTGCTGGCCGCCGAGCTGCTGCGCCAGCTGCTCGCGGGGCTCGCGGCGATCCACGCCGCGGGGGTCGTCCACCGCGACGTGAAGCCGGCCAACCTGCTGCTCCACCCCACCGGCTCCGGCCGGCCGCACCTGGTGGTCTCCGACTTCGGGGTGGCCGTGGACCTCGCGGGGCCGCGGCTGACCGAGACCGGCGCGGTCGTCGGCACGCCCGGATACCTCGCCCCGGAGGTCGCCGGCGGCGCGGCCGCGGCCCCCGCCGCGGACCTGTACGCCGCCGGGCAGGTCGCGCTGTTCCTCCTCCTCGGCGCCCCCGCCTCGGTCCCCGGCGCGCTCCCGGCTCGGCCGGACCGGGTGCCGGACGCCCTGTGGGACCTCCTGGCCGACCTCGTCGCCGCCGACCCCGCCGCCCGGCCGAGCGCCGAGGAGGCGCTCGACCGGCTCGGGCACCCGTCGCTGGCCTGGCACCCCGACGCCGTCGGCCACGTCCGGGTCGACGCCGTCACCGCGCCGCTGCCCGGCGCAGCGGGGGTGGCGGGCCGACGGACGCTGCCGGAGCCGACCCGGGTGCGGGCGCCGCGCGAGCCGCGCCGCCCCTCCGCGCTCCGCGCCGGCCTGGCGACCGTGCTCCTCGCCGGCGCCGCCGTCGCGCTGGTCCTGGCGCTGTGGCGACCCTGGGCCGGCCCGGCGGCGGAGCCGGACCCCGCCCCGGCCCCCTCGCCCTCGGCTCCGGTGAACCCCTCGCCGACTCCCTCGTCGACTTCCTCGTCGACCGGGCCGTCCGGGGGCGCTACCCCGTCCGGCCCCGCCCCGTCCGCACCCGGCTCGGTCGAGGTCGGCCGGGTGGTCACCCGGGTCGGCCAGCCCTGCGAGGCCGCCGAGCTCGGCCTGCGGGAGACCACGCTGGGCGGCGTCGACGTGGTGTGCCGCGCGGCGGGCGCCGGCGGGCCGGCCTGGCGGCGCGCCGGCTGA
- a CDS encoding vWA domain-containing protein has translation MGTTARSLPALLALVAVLLTPAPATTAAAAPATAPAAAPAPANALGAAEEDPGQLLLMLDASGSMKEPDPSGTTKMVAAKRALTSVVDTLPEDSTVGLRVYGDRSDSCRDSRLVAPLATLDRDALRAAINQTQPTGETPIAHSLREAVKDLGPEGRRTIVLVSDGEETCAPNPCQAVRALVGSGIDLRIDTVGFGVGAPARDQLQCIADAGGGTYYDAADAEALTASLAKLSQRATRPFTVTGEPVEATIRPEEGPLLEPGQYTDRFVVGSPLRYYRLARTPGSTVRFSVTARPLATAGTLDVEDLDVTVTTPAGETCESERESRFDPLGLGQVLVLHLRVDGATPEELAAASAAADPSPTESASESASGSASDPASTPTEEPVEPAEPCATSEELVVAVSRTQGEKRPAPVEVVYVEEPVVTDLADLPAQLDGAPGEPTPAPAQGDGTPVVGGGGFSDAPVLEDGTYRETLLPGEQVFYRVPVDWGQSATVTVDLPAPGEVVRLSSTSYINVQADLFTPDRLRFTNLKSIASLSDSTMSSQATRVIPEVRYRNREAVPTNDPGWSWADLQASTFAGDHYLALSREQAEPGTDEAQPVTVRFRVAVTGEPAGAPTYDGTDPTAEESADAEDAAGDGSADGAGDTEAAAATGGSALPWVLGAGVLVLVLGAVVTVVVRRRA, from the coding sequence ATGGGGACCACCGCCCGCTCGTTGCCCGCCCTGCTCGCGCTCGTCGCGGTGCTGCTGACACCGGCACCCGCGACCACCGCCGCCGCGGCACCCGCCACCGCACCCGCCGCAGCGCCCGCCCCCGCAAACGCCCTCGGGGCGGCCGAGGAGGACCCCGGGCAGCTGCTGCTGATGCTCGACGCGTCCGGGTCGATGAAGGAACCCGACCCGTCCGGCACCACCAAGATGGTGGCTGCCAAGCGGGCGCTGACCTCGGTGGTCGACACCCTGCCGGAGGACTCGACCGTGGGCCTGCGCGTCTACGGCGACCGCTCCGACTCCTGCCGCGACTCCCGCCTCGTCGCCCCGCTGGCCACCCTGGACCGCGACGCCCTGCGCGCCGCCATCAACCAGACGCAACCGACCGGCGAGACCCCCATCGCCCACTCCCTGCGCGAGGCGGTCAAGGACCTCGGCCCCGAGGGCCGCCGCACCATCGTGCTGGTCTCCGACGGCGAGGAGACCTGCGCCCCGAACCCCTGCCAGGCCGTCCGCGCCCTCGTCGGGTCCGGCATCGACCTGCGCATCGACACCGTCGGGTTCGGCGTCGGCGCCCCCGCCCGCGACCAGCTGCAGTGCATCGCCGACGCCGGCGGCGGCACCTACTACGACGCCGCCGACGCCGAGGCCCTCACCGCCTCGCTCGCCAAGCTCTCCCAGCGCGCGACCCGCCCCTTCACCGTGACCGGCGAGCCCGTCGAGGCGACGATCCGCCCCGAGGAGGGCCCGCTGCTGGAGCCCGGGCAGTACACCGACCGGTTCGTCGTCGGCTCCCCCCTCCGCTACTACCGGCTGGCCCGCACGCCCGGCTCCACCGTCCGGTTCTCCGTGACCGCCCGGCCGCTGGCGACGGCCGGCACCCTCGACGTCGAGGACCTCGACGTCACCGTCACCACCCCGGCCGGCGAGACCTGCGAGAGCGAGCGGGAGTCGCGCTTCGACCCGCTCGGCCTCGGCCAGGTCCTCGTCCTCCACCTGCGCGTCGACGGCGCGACCCCCGAGGAGCTGGCGGCGGCGAGCGCCGCGGCCGACCCGTCCCCCACTGAATCGGCCAGCGAATCGGCCAGTGGATCGGCCAGCGACCCCGCCAGCACCCCCACCGAGGAGCCGGTCGAGCCCGCCGAGCCGTGCGCGACCAGCGAGGAGCTGGTCGTCGCGGTGAGCCGCACCCAGGGCGAGAAGCGCCCCGCGCCCGTCGAGGTCGTCTACGTCGAGGAGCCGGTCGTCACCGACCTGGCCGACCTGCCGGCCCAGCTCGACGGGGCGCCGGGCGAGCCGACCCCCGCGCCGGCGCAGGGGGACGGCACCCCGGTCGTCGGCGGCGGCGGCTTCTCCGACGCTCCGGTGCTGGAGGACGGCACCTACCGCGAGACGCTGCTGCCCGGCGAGCAGGTCTTCTACCGCGTGCCGGTCGACTGGGGCCAGTCCGCCACCGTCACGGTCGACCTGCCCGCCCCGGGCGAGGTCGTGCGGCTGTCGAGCACGTCCTACATCAACGTCCAGGCCGACCTGTTCACCCCCGACCGGTTGCGGTTCACCAACCTGAAGAGCATCGCCTCGCTCAGCGACTCCACGATGAGCTCCCAGGCCACCCGCGTCATCCCCGAGGTCCGCTACCGCAACCGCGAGGCCGTGCCCACCAACGACCCCGGCTGGAGCTGGGCCGACCTCCAGGCCTCCACCTTCGCCGGCGACCACTACCTCGCGCTGTCGCGGGAGCAGGCCGAGCCGGGCACCGACGAGGCGCAGCCGGTCACGGTCCGGTTCCGGGTCGCGGTCACCGGCGAACCCGCCGGCGCCCCGACGTACGACGGCACCGACCCGACCGCGGAGGAGTCGGCCGACGCCGAGGACGCCGCGGGCGACGGATCCGCGGACGGGGCCGGCGACACCGAGGCCGCCGCCGCGACCGGCGGGTCGGCGCTCCCGTGGGTGCTCGGCGCCGGCGTGCTCGTGCTGGTGCTCGGCGCGGTCGTCACGGTGGTGGTCCGCCGCCGGGCCTGA
- a CDS encoding MOSC domain-containing protein, with translation MRVVEVRRYPVKSLRGESLERADVEARGVVGDRWWALREPDGKLGSGKSTRRFRKMAGLLELAATYDGDVPVVTLPDGSTWRAPDPALDEALTAYVGRPVALRQESDVEHHDEGPLHLVTTATLDRLGADGALLRANLVVDVPGIQPFAEDLWAGRELRFEDGPVLVVREPMPRCVMVGSAVLHEATRLNDGSAGVVVDVVSGGPVAIGQHVVLGDRAPAR, from the coding sequence GTGCGGGTCGTCGAGGTGCGCAGGTACCCGGTCAAGTCGCTCCGGGGCGAGTCGCTGGAGCGCGCCGACGTCGAGGCCCGGGGGGTCGTCGGGGACCGGTGGTGGGCCCTGCGCGAGCCGGACGGGAAGCTCGGCAGCGGCAAGTCCACCCGGCGGTTCCGCAAGATGGCCGGCCTGCTCGAGCTCGCGGCGACGTACGACGGCGACGTGCCGGTCGTCACCCTCCCCGACGGCTCGACCTGGCGCGCCCCGGACCCGGCGCTCGACGAGGCCCTGACGGCGTACGTCGGCCGGCCGGTCGCGCTGCGGCAGGAGTCCGACGTCGAGCACCACGACGAGGGGCCGCTGCACCTGGTGACGACCGCGACGCTCGACCGGCTGGGCGCCGACGGCGCGCTGCTGCGGGCCAACCTGGTGGTCGACGTGCCGGGGATCCAGCCCTTCGCCGAGGACCTGTGGGCCGGCCGGGAGCTGCGGTTCGAGGACGGGCCGGTGCTCGTGGTCCGCGAGCCGATGCCGCGGTGCGTGATGGTCGGCTCCGCGGTGCTCCACGAGGCCACCCGCCTCAACGACGGGTCCGCCGGCGTCGTGGTCGACGTGGTCTCGGGCGGACCGGTCGCGATCGGCCAGCACGTCGTGCTGGGAGACCGAGCGCCCGCTCGGTAG
- a CDS encoding NADPH:quinone oxidoreductase family protein, with amino-acid sequence MRAARVLDTTGPADVRVEEVAEPTPGAGDVLVEVHSVGVSFPDLLLSRGEYQMKPEVPFTLGVDFAGTVVSGPGFEPGQRVAGVGGWGGAAELVANPAGFVFALPDELSYDEGAALPMNYLTADFTLHDRAGLREGETVLVHGAAGGVGTATIQVAKGMGARTIAVVSTEEKAKVARDAGADEAVLIDGFKDAAKELTGGVGVDVVVDVVGGDLFTDSLRALAPQGRLMVVGFAAGQSIPQVKVNRLLLNNIDVRGVGWGAYAMLRDGFMAQQWERLVPMMTSGVVKPPIGTTYPLEDFAQALLDMEARRTLGKSVVRVRG; translated from the coding sequence ATGCGCGCTGCGAGAGTCCTCGACACCACCGGTCCCGCCGACGTCCGCGTCGAGGAGGTCGCCGAGCCCACGCCGGGCGCGGGCGACGTCCTGGTCGAGGTGCACAGCGTGGGCGTGTCCTTCCCGGACCTCCTGCTGAGCCGCGGGGAGTACCAGATGAAGCCCGAGGTGCCGTTCACCCTCGGCGTCGACTTCGCCGGCACGGTCGTCTCCGGGCCGGGCTTCGAGCCGGGCCAGCGGGTCGCCGGCGTCGGCGGCTGGGGCGGCGCGGCGGAGCTCGTGGCCAACCCCGCCGGATTCGTCTTCGCGCTGCCCGACGAGCTGTCGTACGACGAGGGCGCGGCGCTGCCGATGAACTACCTGACCGCCGACTTCACCCTCCACGACCGGGCCGGCCTGCGCGAGGGCGAGACCGTGCTCGTCCACGGCGCCGCCGGTGGCGTGGGCACCGCGACCATCCAGGTCGCCAAGGGCATGGGCGCGCGGACCATCGCCGTCGTCTCCACCGAGGAGAAGGCGAAGGTCGCGCGGGACGCCGGCGCCGACGAGGCGGTGCTCATCGACGGCTTCAAGGACGCCGCCAAGGAGCTCACCGGCGGCGTGGGCGTCGACGTCGTGGTCGACGTGGTCGGCGGCGACCTGTTCACCGACTCGCTGCGGGCGCTGGCGCCGCAGGGCCGGCTGATGGTCGTCGGCTTCGCCGCGGGCCAGAGCATCCCGCAGGTCAAGGTCAACCGGCTGCTGCTCAACAACATCGACGTCCGCGGCGTCGGCTGGGGCGCCTACGCGATGCTCCGCGACGGCTTCATGGCCCAGCAGTGGGAGCGGCTGGTGCCGATGATGACCTCCGGCGTGGTCAAGCCGCCGATCGGCACGACCTACCCGCTCGAGGACTTCGCCCAGGCGCTGCTCGACATGGAGGCTCGCCGCACGCTCGGGAAGTCGGTCGTCCGCGTCCGTGGCTGA